One stretch of Daphnia pulicaria isolate SC F1-1A chromosome 6, SC_F0-13Bv2, whole genome shotgun sequence DNA includes these proteins:
- the LOC124341763 gene encoding uncharacterized protein LOC124341763: protein MEKLHGDVSTSLLRSWRNRWDDYAALNQLASYLAAEQMAALRMCLDPSMQQVVEIVLGILPTTVTTPDAVLDLIGNYVRGKRNVALDRVAFEERRQGPAESFDDFYISLRRLADAADLCGACIDSRMATRIMAGIRDSETKKKLLALSPFPTTQAAVNLCRSEESARANEKILSTQTGVSSIQAKQSGRHSSSDAHSCGACGRSQHTAGQICPAIGKMCHICGKPNHFAPKCPNKSSKPRPPGGSGGSRYEHGGGGNKTDGGIAPKTKMARICIARSFANVTPDPGAEVSVGGLDFLSAIGLSESDLSSSSFDLVMADKSAPLLSIGQRDVRIRYGEQAATITVVICPEIHGVLLSWLDCIALRILHSVYPLPLPRLLASVQTLTKPASSSNDVTSVFLENLNIPSSPSAEQKAEIKAAVANHFSDVFDQSTGLQCMTGPEMIIQLQEDAVPYYVNGARPIPFADRPEVKQLLDDYVEQGLIVPVEEATDWAAPLVVLRRSNGKLRIVVDHTRLNRFVRRPTHPTRTPRDAVAEIDSGANFFSCFDAANGYYQIPLHPSSQILTTFMTPWGRFKFLRASMGLSCSGDEFNRRADMAFADQVNTVRVVDDLLRFDRDFPAHVKGVCALLQAARTANITLNLEKFQFAEPKVAWVGYEIQHGGVTVDPNKLQAISRFPRPNNITELRSFMGLVEQLAGFSADVAGAKGPLRPLLSSRNSYIWTADHEMAFEAVKSALLAPPILASFDPSRETSLQWRLIDANSRWCTDTESRYAIVELELAAAEWAIRKCKLYLKGLPAFTLVVDHQALVPILNTYTLDAVENPKIQRLKERLAPYIFTTVWRKGKEHAIPDALSRAPINDPGPDDEAANSDVTAYAHRTIISRIAAISYDDNLDPDESAVPPHLPDPLVDEIRAVAASDGEYSALIAAIESGFPERRDRAPAAVGSYWGIRHQLSVEQGIVLFGNRIVIPQAARKNVLRKLHAAHQGIVRSRSGKAAAKFSSVAPCVGAAILSPLFWLAFSRGAAILAIVGQRRSFLGP, encoded by the exons ATGGAAAAGTTGCACGGGGACGTATCGACTTCTCTCCTCCGCTCTTGGCGAAATAGATGGGACGACTATGCTGCACTCAATCAACTGGCATCATACCTGGCAGCCGAACAGATGGCAGCGCTTCGGATGTGCCTCGACCCTTCCATGCAGCAAGTAGTTGAAATTGTATTGGGGATCCTACCCACAACGGTCACTACGCCCGACGCTGTACTCGACCTCATCGGAAATTACGTGCGTGGAAAGCGGAACGTGGCTCTAGATAGGGTTGCTTTTGAGGAACGCCGGCAGGGCCCAGCGGAGTCTTTCGATGATTTCTACATCAGCCTCAGGCGGCTCGCGGACGCTGCAGATCTATGCGGCGCGTGTATCGACAGCCGCATGGCCACCCGCATAATGGCGGGTATTCGTGATTctgaaacgaagaagaaactccTCGCCCTTAGCCCGTTCCCGACGACTCAGGCAGCGGTAAATTTATGCAGAAGCGAGGAATCTGCTCGAGCCAATGAGAAAATCCTCAGCACCCAGACTGGCGTCTCTTCCATTCAAGCTAAACAGAGCGGCCGGCACTCGTCGTCGGATGCACATTCCTGTGGTGCATGTGGTCGATCGCAGCATACTGCTGGCCAAATCTGCCCGGCCATCGGGAAAATGTGCCATATTTGCGGCAAGCCAAACCACTTCGCTCCCAAATGCCCCAACAAATCCAGCAAACCGAGACCAcctggcggcagcggcggctctCGTTACGAGCATGGCGGTGGCGGCAACAAAACGGATGGTGGCATTGCCCCCAAAACCAAGATGGCACGCATATGCATCG CGCGGTCGTTTGCCAACGTTACCCCGGATCCCGGAGCGGAAGTCAGCGTGGGTGGGCTGGATTTCCTATCCGCTATTGGGCTGTCCGAATCGGACCTATCATCTTCTTCCTTCGACCTCGTGATGGCGGACAAGTCGGCCCCCCTCCTTTCGATCGGCCAGAGGGACGTTCGGATCCGATACGGCGAACAAGCAGCCACTATCACCGTAGTCATCTGTCCGGAAATTCATGGCGTCCTGCTGAGTTGGCTGGACTGTATCGCGTTGCGAATTTTACACAGCGTCTACCCGCTCCCACTCCCCCGCTTACTAGCATCTGTGCAGACGTTGACGAAACCTGCTTCAAGCTCAAATGACGTTACCTCCGTTTTCCTCGAAAACTTGAACATCCCGTCGTCCCCATCTGCGGAGCAAAAAGCGGAGATTAAAGCTGCTGTGGCTAATCACTTCTCCGATGTTTTCGATCAGTCCACGGGCCTCCAATGCATGACGGGCCCGGAAATGATCATACAGTTACAAGAAGACGCAGTCCCATACTACGTTAATGGGGCACGCCCCATTCCCTTCGCTGATCGACCGGAGGTGAAGCAATTGCTGGACGATTACGTGGAGCAGGGGCTGATTGTCCCGGTAGAAGAAGCCACTGACTGGGCAGCGCCGCTAGTGGTTCTTCGCCGTTCCAACGGAAAGCTGAGAATCGTCGTGGATCATACCCGCCTCAATAGGTTTGTCCGCCGTCCCACTCATCCCACGCGAACGCCTCGGGATGCAGTAGCGGAAATCGACAGCGGAGCTAATTTTTTCTCGTGCTTCGACGCCGCGAACGGGTACTACCAGATCCCGCTACACCCGTCCAGCCAAATCCTAACAACCTTCATGACGCCGTGGGGCCGATTCAAGTTTTTACGGGCATCAATGGGGCTTAGTTGCTCGGGCGACGAATTTAACCGCCGTGCAGATATGGCGTTCGCCGATCAAGTCAACACTGTTCGTGTCGTGGACGACTTGCTCCGCTTCGACCGCGATTTCCCAGCGCACGTGAAAGGTGTGTGCGCCCTTCTCCAAGCGGCCCGGACGGCCAACATCACCCTCAACCTCGAAAAGTTCCAATTTGCGGAACCCAAGGTAGCGTGGGTGGGATACGAAATCCAACATGGCGGTGTCACCGTCGATCCCAACAAGCTGCAAGCTATTTCCCGCTTCCCGCGCCCGAATAACATCACGGAGCTCCGATCCTTCATGGGACTCGTGGAGCAACTCGCTGGCTTCTCGGCGGATGTTGCCGGCGCAAAAGGGCCTCTCCGCCCGTTACTCAGCTCCCGGAACTCTTATATTTGGACCGCCGACCATGAAATGGCGTTCGAGGCGGTAAAATCGGCGTTACTGGCGCCCCCAATTCTAGCCAGCTTTGATCCGTCACGGGAGACATCTCTACAG TGGCGGCTCATCGACGCCAATTCCCGCTGGTGCACAGACACGGAATCCCGATATGCAATCGTGGAACTTGAGCTGGCAGCGGCCGAATGGGCCATCCGCAAATGCAAGCTTTATTTGAAGGGACTCCCTGCTTTCACGCTAGTGGTGGACCACCAAGCACTCGTGCCCATCCTTAACACTTACACCCTTGACGCTGtggaaaatccaaaaatccagcGCCTAAAAGAGCGTCTGGCCCCGTATATTTTCACCACCGTGTGGCGCAAGGGGAAAGAGCATGCCATCCCGGACGCTCTATCGCGGGCACCGATAAACGATCCTGGCCCGGACGACGAAGCAGCCAACTCGGACGTCACAGCATATGCTCACCGCACCATCATCTCCCGGATCGCCGCCATCTCTTACGACGACAACTTGGATCCGGATGAATCTGCCGTCCCTCCTCATTTACCCGACCCGCTAGTCGATGAGATCCGTGCGGTGGCCGCGAGCGACGGAGAGTACTCCGCACTAATCGCAGCAATCGAATCTGGCTTCCCCGAGCGCCGAGACCGTGCACCCGCCGCAGTGGGAAGTTATTGGGGCATCCGCCACCAGTTATCAGTGGAACAAGGTATTGTGCTGTTCGGAAACCGCATTGTAATACCTCAGGCGGCCCGAAAGAATGTCCTCCGGAAACTCCACGCGGCTCACCAGGGAATCGTGCGTTCCCGTTCTGGGAAAGCGGCCGCGAAATTCTCGTCGGTCGCCCC CTGTGTGGGGGCCGCCATCTTGTCTCCTTTGTTCTGGCTAGCTTTCTCGCGTGGCGCCGCCATCTTAGCCATTGTAGGACAGAGACGTTCGTTTCTCGGGCCATAG